A genome region from Alicyclobacillus acidocaldarius subsp. acidocaldarius DSM 446 includes the following:
- a CDS encoding GNAT family N-acetyltransferase, translating into MQVVRVERGVELRNDDGDRIGYITCTDRGDGVWTIDHTVVDPAYQGQGLAAKLVDELVAMARERGVKLLPVCSYAVLRFRRRPDYADVQA; encoded by the coding sequence ATGCAAGTCGTGCGCGTGGAACGCGGCGTCGAGCTTCGGAACGACGATGGGGATCGGATCGGCTATATCACCTGTACCGACCGGGGAGACGGCGTGTGGACCATTGACCACACGGTCGTCGATCCGGCCTATCAGGGTCAGGGGCTCGCCGCCAAGCTCGTCGACGAGTTGGTGGCGATGGCGCGAGAGCGGGGCGTGAAGCTGCTCCCCGTGTGCTCGTACGCCGTGCTTCGCTTCCGGCGAAGGCCGGACTACGCCGACGTCCAGGCCTGA